CGTCGAGCGTGCTCGCGAGGTGCTTGTAATACGTGTCGTTGTCCTCGCCCTTGATGGAAAACGTCGCGACGCCGTATTCCTTCACAAGCGCCGCGGCCACGTCGTCCTGCGTCGAGAGCGGATTCGAGGCGCAGAGCGCGACCCTGGCCCCGCCGTCGCGGAGGGTGAGCATCAGGTTTGCCGTCTCCGTGGTCACATGAAGGCATGCGGCGATGCGCAGGTTCTTAAGGGGTTTTTCCTTCGCGAAGCGCCCGCGGATTTTCCGCACCACGGGCATGTTGTGCCCCGCCCACTCGATGCGATCCATGCCCTTCGAGGAAAGGGACAAATCCTTTACGTCATGGTTGGAAGCAAGTTTCATGTTTCAAGCCTCGGATTCCAGGTTTTTCAGAGCGCCGCGGCTTTCTTGATGGCGTCCGCCTTGTCCGTGCGCTCCCACGTGAACGCTTCTTCCTCGCGCCCGAAGTGGCCGTAGGCGGCCGTCTTGCGGTAGATGGGGCGGCGCAAATCGAGATGCTCGATAATCTTGAGCGGCTGGAGCGGGAAATTGCCGCGGATGATTTTCTTGATTTTCTCATGGGAGATTTTTCCCGTGCCGAAGTCGTTGACGAAGATGGACACCGGGTCGGCCACGCCGATGACGTACGCAAGCTGCACCTCGATGACGTCGGCCACGCCCGCCGCCACGAGGTTCTTGGCGATGTAGCGCGCCATGTAGGAGGCCGAGCGGTCCACCTTCGTCGGGTCCTTGCCCGAGAAGCAGCCGCCGCCGTGATGGCCGAAGCCGCCGTAAGTGTCGACGATGATTTTGCGGCCCGTCAGGCCGCAGTCGCCCATTGGGCCGCCGGTGACGAAGCGTCCCGTGGCGTTGATGTGATATATCGTGCGGTCACTGAGAAGGCCCTCGGGAATGGCGGGCTTGACGACCGCTTCAACGAGGTCGCTTCGCAATTTATCGAGCTTCACGTCGGGGTGGTGCTGGGCGGCGAGAACCACCGTATCCACGGCGACCGGCTTGAGGGTGCCGTTCTTTCCCTCCCGCACGTAGCGCACGGTAGCCTGCGCCTTTCCGTCGGGACGCAGGTAGGGCAGCACGCCTTCCCGCCGCGCCTCGGCGAGGCGGCGCGTCAGGCGGTGCGCGAGCATTATGGGAAGCGGCATCAGCTCGGGCGTCTCGCGGGTGGCGTAGCCGAACATCATGCCCTGGTCGCCCGCGCCGCCCGGGTCGACGCCCTGGGCGATGTCGGGCGACTGCTCGTCAATCGTGGAAATGACGGCGCATGTTTCGTAATCGAAACCGTAATCGGCGCTCGTGTAGCCGATGTCCTGGATCGTGCGGCGAACAACCTTCGGCAGGTCGGCGTAGGCCGTCGTCGTAACCTCGCCGGCGATGCACGCAAGCCCCGTCGTCACGAGCGTCTCACAGGCGACGCGTCCTTTAGCGTCCTGGCGTAAAATTTCATCCAGAACGGCGTCCGAGATCTGGTCGGCCACCTTGTCAGGGTGCCCCTCCGTCACGGATTCCGAAGTAAAATAGGTAAATTTATCGTCTTTCACAAATAAAACCTTTCTGTGCTTAAATTGTGTTTGCGTTGTGGTTGTTTGCTAAAGCAATGAGAGGTTAGCAGAAACGGCGGTGAAATGCAACGACATGGCCGCCCGGCGAGTCTCCGGTTTTGCTTTTTTCTAAAAAAGTCTTATTTGGCGTTGAGTTACGCGCGCTCCACCAGAAAATGGCGCAAACCATGAAAATCCTGGCATTACCGAAAGAGGACTCGCGCTTTCGATTCCGATGAAACACGCTCTTTTCGGCTTAATTGTATTGATTTCCATGCGAATCTCTCCTATACTAAATGCAGACGACTTTTTCGCGTGCAAAACCGCACGGCAACCGTTGGGGGCGAAATGGCTTCGACGGAGAGACGCGAAGCGGACGGGTGCATGCCGAGGCGCCTGGCCTCGTAAAAACGGGCACCAACATAACTGCTGACCACGAGTTGGCACTCGCTGCTTAACATTAAGTAGCGCGCGGAACGGAGGACGTGCTCGGCGTCGCCGTACCGTGTCATTTTTCCGAGCTGGCCGCCCGGGGGCGCCCTTATCTCGGGCGGCGAGAAACTAAGGGCTGGCCGCTCGGTATCCCGCCCGGCGGAGACTCGGCGGCGAGATAAAAAGCCGAGCTGAGCATGGAGTGCCCGCCGTGTAGCCTTTTCGGACGGGGGTTCGATTCCCCCCGCCTCCAGTCTTCGTTCGAAACGAAGTGAGAACGAAGACTGCCACGGCGAAGCCGTCAGGCGAAGCCGGGCAGCCATTTGATGATGTGAACATCCGTTTCGAACTTCGCCTTGGCAAGCCAGCCGTGAACAGGCCGTCCATGTAAGACATGAACAAATTTCATTATGTCTACATTCTCCTGAGCGAAGCAGAGCCAGTCCACCACTACGTGGGACTCACGCAGGATCTTGAAGGTCGCCTCAAGGCTCATAACAATGGGAAAGTTCCACACACAGCCAAGTTTTGCCCATGGCGTATCGAAACCGCTATTGCCTTCCGCTCCCGCAAGAAGGCTGCTGAATTTGAGAAATACCTCAAATCACGCTCCGGCCGTGCCTTTGCCAAGAAGCGGCTTTGAGATAGAATAAAAAGGCTGCCACGCCGAAGCCGTCAGGCGAAGGCGGACTTTCTCAGGGGGTTCTTTCTATACGCTATACGCGAGACACCCCCTACAGCTTCGGCAGCGTAATCTTCTTCTGCGCCTGGTATTTTCCCTTCTTGTCGGCGTAGGTCGTCAGGCACGCCTCGTCCCCCTCGAAGAAGATCACCTGCGCGATGCCCTCGCCAGCGTAAATCTTGGCGGGAAGCGGCGCGGTGTTCGAGATCTCTAGCGTGGCATAACCCTCCCAGCCGGGCTCGAAGGGCGTGACGTTCACGATGATGCCGCAGCGGGCGTAAGTGCTCTTTCCGACGCACAACGTGAGCACGTTCTTGGGGATGCGGAAATACTCGACCGTGCGGGCGAGCACGAAGGAGTTCGGGGGGATGACACATACGTCGTTATCGTGCTCGGCGAGCGAGCGGAGGTCGAATCGCTTGGGGTCGACCACCGTGGTGTTGATGTTCGTAAAGATTTTGAACTCCGAGGCGATGCGGATGTCGTAGCCGTAGGAGGAGAGGCCGAAGGAGATGACGCCCTCGCGCACCTGTTTCTCCTCGAACGGATCTATCATCTTGTGCTCGAGCGCCATGCGCTTGATCCACGAATCTGACTTGAGACCCATCTGTCGTGCTCCTTTTCAAATATTGGAGAGGGCCATTCTAACGTATTCCGTCCCGAAAGGCGAGCAAGGAAGCGTCATCGCGGCCACGGTGAAGCTGAAAGCGAAACCGGGTGGCAAGTCAAACTACGCTTCGGCGCGCTGGCGCCATACGTACACTGCGGCCCACAAGAGAATCCACGCGGCAGCGGCCATAGCGATGCTGCCCCGCGGGATGTCCCAATAGACGATTCTTTCGAGATAGAAAACAATGAACCCGCCCGGATAGGCGGCCTCGCCCGCGTGGCGGCGCATCATGTTTTCAAGCGTGGTGAGCGGGCACCCCCCCCATGCGGGCCAGATGATGAGCGTCGCCGCCATGAACGAAAGCTGGAAAAAACGCCACCGGCGATACTTCAAGCCCGCGAACGGCCCGAAAACGTAGGTCAAGACCCACAGCGCATGAAGCGCGAGAGCGGTGTCGGCCGCCAGGCTCCACCCCCAATTTCCCGCGAATTCCATCTTCCAGTTTAGGGCTTCCACCGCTTCCCATCAACGTTTCCCTATTTCGGCGGGAGGGCTAAGGTATAATGCCGCTATGAG
The DNA window shown above is from Acidobacteriota bacterium and carries:
- a CDS encoding methionine adenosyltransferase, with protein sequence MKDDKFTYFTSESVTEGHPDKVADQISDAVLDEILRQDAKGRVACETLVTTGLACIAGEVTTTAYADLPKVVRRTIQDIGYTSADYGFDYETCAVISTIDEQSPDIAQGVDPGGAGDQGMMFGYATRETPELMPLPIMLAHRLTRRLAEARREGVLPYLRPDGKAQATVRYVREGKNGTLKPVAVDTVVLAAQHHPDVKLDKLRSDLVEAVVKPAIPEGLLSDRTIYHINATGRFVTGGPMGDCGLTGRKIIVDTYGGFGHHGGGCFSGKDPTKVDRSASYMARYIAKNLVAAGVADVIEVQLAYVIGVADPVSIFVNDFGTGKISHEKIKKIIRGNFPLQPLKIIEHLDLRRPIYRKTAAYGHFGREEEAFTWERTDKADAIKKAAAL
- a CDS encoding GIY-YIG nuclease family protein; protein product: MNKFHYVYILLSEAEPVHHYVGLTQDLEGRLKAHNNGKVPHTAKFCPWRIETAIAFRSRKKAAEFEKYLKSRSGRAFAKKRL
- a CDS encoding dCTP deaminase: MGLKSDSWIKRMALEHKMIDPFEEKQVREGVISFGLSSYGYDIRIASEFKIFTNINTTVVDPKRFDLRSLAEHDNDVCVIPPNSFVLARTVEYFRIPKNVLTLCVGKSTYARCGIIVNVTPFEPGWEGYATLEISNTAPLPAKIYAGEGIAQVIFFEGDEACLTTYADKKGKYQAQKKITLPKL
- a CDS encoding DUF2784 domain-containing protein; this encodes MEALNWKMEFAGNWGWSLAADTALALHALWVLTYVFGPFAGLKYRRWRFFQLSFMAATLIIWPAWGGCPLTTLENMMRRHAGEAAYPGGFIVFYLERIVYWDIPRGSIAMAAAAWILLWAAVYVWRQRAEA